In Methanosarcina siciliae T4/M, one genomic interval encodes:
- a CDS encoding ZPR1 zinc finger domain-containing protein, translating to MNQDYFKRENFETRISCPLCQSDLVMKWQRDNIPYFGEVMYITAKCQCSFRFADTMILSSKEPMRYELSIESPEDLDSRVIRSTSGTIRIPEMGIIIEPGTVSDSYVTNIEGVLQRVKEVLITASKWVQEDEEKFTRSQELLCMLNEVIESKRIITVIVEDPLGNSAIISKKAVAIKLSKEEAEKLNTGMIVFDVDKSELEHDVSDNVKPLGGD from the coding sequence TTGAATCAGGATTATTTTAAGAGAGAAAACTTTGAGACAAGGATCTCCTGTCCCCTGTGTCAGAGCGACCTTGTAATGAAGTGGCAGAGAGATAACATTCCCTATTTCGGGGAGGTCATGTACATAACTGCAAAATGCCAGTGCAGTTTCCGTTTTGCAGATACAATGATTCTCTCCAGCAAAGAACCCATGCGCTATGAGCTGTCAATCGAGAGCCCGGAAGACCTGGACTCAAGAGTTATCCGCTCAACTTCAGGAACGATCCGCATTCCTGAGATGGGAATTATTATCGAGCCCGGCACGGTTTCTGATTCGTACGTAACGAACATCGAAGGTGTGCTGCAGAGGGTTAAGGAAGTCCTTATAACTGCAAGCAAATGGGTACAGGAAGATGAAGAAAAATTCACCCGCAGCCAGGAACTCCTGTGCATGCTCAATGAAGTAATCGAAAGTAAGAGAATAATTACAGTCATTGTAGAAGATCCCCTCGGAAACAGTGCAATTATTTCGAAAAAGGCTGTTGCTATCAAACTCTCAAAAGAAGAGGCTGAGAAGCTTAACACAGGCATGATAGTTTTCGATGTTGACAAATCCGAACTTGAGCACGACGTTTCGGACAATGTCAAGCCCCTCGGAGGAGATTAA
- the proS gene encoding proline--tRNA ligase has product MAESEKEAALPPKEEFSDWYNELLWMAEIMDVRYPVKGLYVWYPFGFAIRRSTYNIIREILDNSGHQETLFPLLIPENEFMKEAEHIKGFEDEVYWVTHGGKDPLDIPLALRPTSETAIYPMYKMWVRSHADFPIKLYQIVNTFRYETKHTRPLIRLREITSFKEAHTVHATWEDAEAQVQEAVELYTEIYRRLAVPVLRSRRPDWDKFPGADYTDAIDAMMPDGKTLQIGTAHHLGDNFAKTFDIKYEAPDGEQRYAYQTCYGISERSIAATISIHGDDKGLVLPPEIAPVQVVIIPIIFKKGAEEVLAACRDVQERLKEAGVKVEIDESDLRPGAKYYRWEMKGVPLRLEIGPRDLGNNVAIAVRRDTGKKEQISLPEIEAGVLQKFEAIQNNLYEKARDELESRIFDCTELEEVKEKIQKGVATIPWCGKKECGLAMEDRIGAGILGIPLTPRGKGKEKCPICGAETETRVYIARTY; this is encoded by the coding sequence ATGGCAGAAAGCGAAAAAGAAGCAGCACTCCCTCCAAAAGAGGAATTCAGCGATTGGTATAACGAACTCCTGTGGATGGCAGAAATAATGGACGTCCGCTACCCTGTAAAGGGGCTTTATGTCTGGTACCCTTTCGGTTTTGCCATCAGGAGAAGTACTTACAATATAATAAGGGAAATTCTCGACAACAGTGGGCACCAGGAGACTCTCTTCCCTCTGCTTATCCCCGAAAACGAGTTTATGAAAGAAGCCGAGCACATCAAAGGCTTTGAAGATGAGGTATACTGGGTCACTCATGGGGGAAAAGACCCTCTTGACATCCCTCTGGCTCTCCGCCCCACAAGTGAGACTGCCATTTATCCGATGTACAAGATGTGGGTCAGGTCTCATGCGGATTTCCCTATAAAGCTTTACCAGATAGTCAATACTTTCCGCTATGAGACAAAGCATACCCGCCCACTGATAAGGCTCAGGGAGATCACTTCCTTTAAAGAAGCCCATACCGTACACGCCACATGGGAAGATGCGGAAGCCCAGGTACAGGAAGCTGTTGAACTTTACACCGAGATCTACCGCAGGCTGGCAGTTCCGGTACTCCGCTCACGAAGACCGGACTGGGACAAATTCCCGGGCGCTGATTACACCGATGCCATTGATGCCATGATGCCTGACGGGAAAACCCTTCAGATAGGAACGGCCCACCACCTTGGCGACAACTTCGCAAAGACCTTCGATATCAAGTACGAAGCCCCTGACGGCGAACAGCGCTATGCTTACCAGACATGTTACGGAATTTCTGAGCGGTCTATTGCAGCCACAATCTCCATCCACGGAGATGACAAAGGACTTGTCCTGCCTCCTGAAATTGCGCCTGTTCAGGTGGTCATTATCCCGATTATTTTCAAGAAAGGAGCAGAAGAGGTGCTTGCAGCCTGCAGGGATGTTCAGGAGCGCCTGAAAGAAGCTGGGGTTAAGGTTGAAATCGATGAAAGCGACCTGCGCCCCGGTGCAAAGTACTACAGATGGGAGATGAAAGGCGTACCTCTTAGGCTTGAAATAGGGCCAAGAGACCTGGGAAACAATGTTGCGATTGCGGTTCGGAGAGACACCGGGAAAAAGGAACAGATTTCCCTTCCGGAGATAGAGGCTGGAGTACTTCAGAAATTTGAGGCAATCCAGAATAACCTTTATGAAAAAGCCAGAGACGAACTCGAAAGCCGCATCTTTGATTGCACCGAACTTGAAGAAGTAAAGGAAAAGATCCAGAAAGGAGTTGCAACAATCCCCTGGTGCGGTAAAAAAGAGTGCGGACTTGCAATGGAAGACCGGATTGGAGCAGGTATCCTGGGAATTCCCCTGACCCCAAGAGGAAAAGGAAAAGAGAAATGCCCTATCTGTGGAGCAGAAACCGAAACCCGCGTTTACATTGCAAGAACATACTGA
- the cobT gene encoding nicotinate mononucleotide-dependent phosphoribosyltransferase CobT, with translation MAWIDPEVTKKPKKPIFLCVLSNTKTAHIPKLSAAGKTAELTDYTPAGDAELMETGNIISVPVLPMTPPYDTPTPAIMTRSALQLTEVPYHFINSGLIVTPDVPCIDLKAKPGEDIREPVAVRDVQGIYERAKFLAKRLRNQIDHVVIGESIPGGTTTAMGVLNALGYNGNVSSSADENPLGLKKQVVEEGMKASGLTFGCLKDDPMKAIACMGDPMMPAVVGLVAGFQDTEINVVLAGGTQMAAVYAIIKHLSFNTEKLSIATTRYVVEDKSAHFVELTKTLEVPVVYVADPGFGKSSLKGLHRYETGTIKEGAGAGGAMYLAGLFGFTQDEFRSEVENVCKLLKAGQ, from the coding sequence ATGGCCTGGATCGACCCGGAAGTAACGAAAAAGCCTAAAAAACCCATATTTTTATGCGTGCTTTCCAATACCAAAACCGCACACATCCCGAAGCTCTCAGCAGCAGGGAAAACGGCTGAACTTACGGATTATACGCCGGCAGGGGATGCGGAACTTATGGAGACAGGAAACATTATCAGTGTACCAGTTCTTCCCATGACCCCTCCCTATGATACCCCTACCCCTGCAATAATGACCCGTTCGGCGTTGCAACTGACGGAGGTGCCTTATCATTTTATCAACTCCGGCCTGATTGTGACTCCAGATGTCCCCTGCATTGACCTGAAAGCAAAGCCCGGAGAAGACATACGGGAGCCTGTTGCTGTGCGGGATGTGCAGGGCATCTACGAGCGGGCAAAGTTCCTTGCCAAGAGGCTCAGGAACCAGATAGACCATGTAGTTATCGGGGAGAGCATCCCGGGCGGCACAACAACAGCGATGGGAGTTTTAAATGCACTCGGGTATAACGGAAATGTCAGCAGCAGCGCAGATGAAAACCCGCTGGGGCTCAAAAAGCAGGTCGTTGAAGAAGGTATGAAAGCTTCAGGCCTGACCTTTGGCTGCCTCAAAGATGACCCCATGAAAGCCATTGCCTGCATGGGAGACCCCATGATGCCTGCTGTCGTAGGCCTTGTGGCAGGTTTCCAGGACACGGAGATCAATGTTGTCCTTGCCGGCGGAACTCAGATGGCAGCAGTCTATGCCATTATCAAACACCTGAGCTTTAACACCGAAAAGCTCTCAATTGCAACAACCCGCTACGTAGTAGAGGATAAATCTGCACACTTCGTAGAACTCACAAAAACTCTGGAAGTACCGGTAGTCTACGTTGCTGACCCCGGTTTTGGGAAATCATCCCTGAAAGGACTTCACAGGTACGAAACCGGCACGATAAAGGAGGGTGCAGGTGCCGGAGGTGCCATGTATCTTGCAGGCCTTTTCGGATTCACCCAGGATGAATTCCGGTCCGAAGTGGAAAACGTTTGTAAATTGCTTAAAGCCGGGCAGTGA
- a CDS encoding transposase yields the protein MEPWARCWLEDQRKAGEKCLEIKVRGACHYVYRSTSKYDKKIKKGRKVSVYIGRLDKDYGFIPKGEKPKTNVIPVPHSVTDYGNSMILHNMMGELKPFLMKNFPEYWEELYAMSIVRVNGYVPLKRIKDTWEDLYNLEGIKPNLNPSNLSKVLREVGCDRFGQNELFNHLKNADTQLVYDLSSCFSRSMNILQAEKGYNKDCIQVPQINFALLCGLDSEMPTMIKSVPGSVKDIKTLYKTIEELDISDKILLLDRGFFSENILNCLEEKHIKFVLPTKRNSHYYDTRIHLNEEFIYHDRLIKCGKRKLGNRFLYLYEDLDLRLEEQKTIFRKREEGKISDEEYSLKQNRAGKFLIISNYDIGKKEMYELYKKRDSIEKLFDAYKTTLDADKLYLHDDESVYGHVFVAFLSLYAYCKLLKAIKKAEINDKVSPIDILLKFRKVKSINFGEKSIITEVPKKVRELDKTLKFNIFPTKNGS from the coding sequence ATGGAACCCTGGGCAAGATGCTGGCTTGAAGATCAGCGTAAAGCTGGAGAAAAATGTCTTGAAATCAAAGTTCGAGGCGCTTGTCATTATGTTTATCGCTCTACGAGTAAATATGACAAAAAAATTAAGAAAGGTCGTAAAGTTTCAGTTTACATTGGTAGACTCGACAAAGATTACGGCTTTATACCTAAGGGTGAGAAACCTAAAACTAATGTGATACCTGTGCCTCACTCTGTCACTGACTATGGAAATTCAATGATTTTACATAATATGATGGGAGAGCTCAAACCTTTTCTCATGAAAAATTTTCCGGAATATTGGGAAGAACTCTATGCAATGTCAATTGTTCGTGTAAATGGATATGTCCCCCTCAAACGAATTAAAGATACTTGGGAAGATCTCTATAATCTTGAAGGTATAAAACCAAATCTTAATCCATCCAATCTTTCAAAAGTGTTAAGGGAAGTAGGCTGTGATAGGTTTGGGCAGAATGAGCTATTCAATCATCTCAAAAATGCAGACACTCAACTCGTCTATGACTTAAGTTCCTGTTTCTCTCGATCTATGAATATTCTACAGGCTGAAAAAGGCTACAACAAAGACTGTATTCAAGTTCCCCAAATCAACTTTGCCCTTCTTTGTGGTCTTGATAGTGAAATGCCTACTATGATCAAATCAGTTCCAGGCAGTGTGAAGGACATAAAGACATTATACAAAACAATAGAAGAGTTGGATATCAGCGATAAGATACTTCTTCTTGATCGTGGTTTTTTCTCAGAGAACATCCTTAACTGCTTAGAAGAAAAACATATCAAATTTGTGTTACCAACAAAAAGGAACAGCCACTATTATGACACAAGAATACACCTTAATGAAGAATTCATCTATCATGATAGACTCATCAAATGTGGTAAAAGAAAGTTAGGAAATAGGTTCCTATATTTATATGAAGACCTGGATCTAAGACTTGAAGAACAGAAGACGATCTTCAGAAAGAGAGAGGAAGGGAAGATCAGCGATGAAGAGTACTCTTTAAAACAAAATAGAGCAGGGAAGTTCTTGATTATCTCCAATTACGACATAGGAAAAAAGGAGATGTATGAACTCTACAAAAAAAGAGACTCGATTGAAAAGTTGTTTGATGCATACAAAACAACATTAGACGCTGACAAATTGTATCTTCATGATGATGAGAGCGTTTATGGGCATGTGTTTGTGGCATTTCTTTCATTATATGCGTACTGTAAATTGTTGAAGGCAATTAAAAAAGCAGAGATAAATGACAAGGTCTCACCCATTGATATCCTATTGAAGTTTAGAAAAGTGAAAAGTATAAACTTTGGTGAAAAAAGTATCATTACTGAAGTTCCTAAGAAAGTAAGAGAATTAGATAAAACTCTCAAATTCAACATATTCCCTACAAAAAATGGGAGTTAA
- a CDS encoding beta/alpha barrel domain-containing protein, with translation MVSISEEGVIVPLDVPKAMRKTYVKNYMEITKGTGRLMLFAGDQKVEHLNDDFFGEGVPEDDADPEHLFRIAARSKIGVFATQLGLIARYGMEYKDVPYLVKVNSKTNLVGTSQADPFSNLWYDVDQVAEFKENSELNILGIGYTIYLGSEFEAEMLVQAAQVVYDAHQHGMVSVLWIYPRGAAVKDEKDPHLIAGATGTGACLGTDFVKVNYPKKEGEESAEIFKEAIKAAGRTKVVCAGGSSDEAEAFLEKLHDQIHISGAQGNATGRNIHQKSLDEAVRMCNAVYAITVEDASAEEALKIYKGE, from the coding sequence ATGGTTTCAATTAGCGAAGAAGGCGTAATCGTACCTTTGGACGTTCCGAAAGCAATGCGTAAGACATACGTGAAAAACTACATGGAAATTACAAAAGGCACCGGAAGGCTCATGCTTTTTGCAGGAGACCAGAAAGTAGAGCACCTGAATGATGACTTTTTTGGAGAAGGAGTCCCTGAAGACGATGCCGATCCTGAACACCTTTTCAGGATTGCAGCCCGGTCCAAAATAGGAGTTTTTGCGACCCAGCTCGGGCTGATTGCCCGCTACGGCATGGAATATAAAGACGTGCCTTATCTCGTGAAGGTGAACTCCAAGACCAATCTCGTTGGCACTTCCCAGGCAGACCCCTTCAGCAACCTCTGGTATGACGTTGACCAGGTAGCCGAGTTTAAGGAAAACAGCGAGCTCAATATCCTTGGAATTGGCTATACAATTTATCTCGGCAGCGAGTTTGAAGCTGAGATGCTTGTACAGGCCGCCCAGGTAGTTTATGATGCCCACCAGCATGGGATGGTCTCAGTACTCTGGATCTACCCCCGCGGAGCTGCCGTAAAAGACGAAAAAGATCCGCACCTGATTGCAGGAGCAACCGGAACAGGAGCCTGCCTCGGGACTGACTTTGTGAAGGTCAATTATCCGAAAAAGGAAGGGGAAGAATCCGCCGAGATTTTCAAGGAAGCTATCAAAGCAGCAGGACGCACAAAAGTCGTTTGCGCAGGCGGCTCAAGCGATGAAGCCGAAGCTTTCCTCGAAAAGCTCCATGACCAGATCCACATCTCCGGGGCCCAGGGAAATGCAACCGGAAGGAACATCCACCAGAAATCCCTGGACGAAGCTGTCCGCATGTGCAATGCAGTCTATGCAATAACCGTAGAAGACGCAAGCGCTGAAGAAGCCCTGAAGATTTACAAGGGAGAGTAA
- the pyk gene encoding pyruvate kinase, whose translation MQIPDHKTKIVCTIGPASSSEEVLRELVLAGMNVARINFSHGDFESHGKVIRRIRNVAEELDRTIAILADLPGPKIRIGKLKKEPLVLYKGNRIILTVDETSGSEDRIPVSYKQLPESVSPGSLIYLSDGFIQLLCLEISGKDVICEVMVGGQLYSHKGLNLPGAKIFLDPVTEHDFKILEFTLNEDVDAISISFVEKAEDIRKVRNFASTMGKPVYVVSKIERSQAVQNIEEILEETDALMVARGDLGVEIPIQEVPSVQKELIRSAKLLSIPVITATHMLASMTDNVRPTRAEATDVANAILDGTDAVMLSEETAVGNYPVETVEMMAKIAKTTENWRSRTKWGLDTMLKGITAQEMSVDEVIALQVNEALQKLPVAAVLTPTRSGATPRRLSRFKPEPWILAFTRFPKTRSSLALSYGVYPIIVKETFENWETETTEKAKKLGFAKSGDLVVFTQGPASGKPGGTNMLKILTLD comes from the coding sequence ATGCAAATCCCCGACCATAAAACAAAGATCGTCTGTACCATAGGCCCTGCTTCCTCGTCCGAGGAGGTTCTGAGGGAACTGGTGCTTGCAGGCATGAACGTGGCAAGAATTAACTTTTCCCATGGAGACTTCGAGAGCCACGGAAAAGTTATCCGGAGAATCCGAAATGTTGCAGAAGAGCTTGACAGGACAATTGCCATCCTTGCCGACCTTCCGGGCCCGAAAATTCGCATAGGCAAGCTCAAAAAAGAGCCGCTTGTGCTCTATAAAGGGAACAGGATAATACTTACAGTAGATGAAACTTCCGGAAGCGAGGACCGCATCCCGGTCAGCTACAAACAGCTCCCTGAGAGCGTGTCTCCGGGAAGCCTTATCTACCTTAGTGACGGATTCATCCAGCTCCTCTGCTTAGAAATATCAGGAAAAGACGTAATCTGCGAAGTTATGGTAGGGGGACAGCTCTACTCTCATAAAGGGCTGAACCTGCCAGGGGCGAAAATTTTCCTGGACCCCGTGACGGAACATGACTTCAAAATCCTTGAGTTTACCCTGAACGAAGATGTTGACGCGATCAGCATCTCTTTTGTGGAAAAAGCCGAAGATATCCGCAAAGTCCGGAATTTTGCTTCGACCATGGGAAAGCCCGTATACGTTGTGTCAAAAATCGAACGGAGCCAGGCAGTCCAGAATATTGAGGAAATTCTTGAAGAAACCGATGCCTTGATGGTTGCCAGAGGAGACCTGGGAGTCGAAATTCCCATCCAGGAAGTGCCTTCGGTCCAGAAAGAACTCATTCGGAGTGCAAAGCTCCTGAGTATCCCCGTAATTACTGCAACCCACATGCTTGCCTCCATGACCGACAATGTAAGGCCTACAAGGGCTGAGGCTACGGATGTTGCCAACGCCATCCTTGACGGGACGGATGCGGTCATGCTCTCGGAAGAAACCGCAGTTGGAAACTATCCTGTAGAAACTGTGGAGATGATGGCAAAGATTGCAAAAACGACAGAAAACTGGCGCTCCCGGACGAAATGGGGACTTGACACAATGCTCAAGGGAATTACGGCACAGGAAATGTCAGTGGACGAGGTAATTGCCCTCCAGGTGAACGAAGCCCTGCAAAAGCTTCCTGTAGCCGCTGTGCTCACCCCAACCCGGAGCGGAGCAACCCCGCGCAGGCTTTCCCGCTTCAAACCTGAACCCTGGATCCTGGCTTTCACCCGCTTCCCGAAAACCCGTAGCTCCCTTGCCCTGTCCTACGGGGTTTATCCGATAATAGTAAAAGAAACCTTTGAAAACTGGGAAACAGAGACCACGGAAAAGGCAAAGAAACTGGGATTTGCAAAAAGCGGAGACTTAGTAGTTTT